CATTGAGTTTGTACAGCTGACTGTTCTGTTTCAGTGTGGTGAGCCTTTTGTGCGAGATGACATTGAGTTTGTACAGCTGACTGTTCGAGGACAAAGCTTCATGCTTCATCAAATCCGTAAAATGATTGGTGAGATATTTCATCACTTCTGTTTCTGTAATTGTATTTTGTTCATGTCTCTAAGAATTAATTTATGAAtttgtatttgcatttttagttaatattctttaatttttaaaagatgtatacacatttatttttgcttATAATTACTGATTTCAGTTTCGCAACCGAATAAGCACTGATAgtttttttcttacattttagttattattatgaaagaaaaacaaaataaaattgcataAGTGCATGATTTCTTGCAAAGAACGCAATTTGTTTTCTTCAATGACAGGTAAAATTAATAGATGTAAtaacaattgtaaaaaaataaagaaaagactGCATTTGTAAAAGCGAAATACTATTTTGTTTGATCAGGTATAACTATGGCTATCGTAAGAGGTCACTGTGGTGAAGAAGTGATAGACAAGACTTACTCTCTCATTAAGGTAAGTTCTCTCTGTGGTGATCAGTTATGCATTCATCCttaatattccaggggttactatcactgtcattacaTCCACCACTGGACTATGTCTATCtctgtaaaactgaaggcagttcaggagaaaacgCATGATGCCACAATCAATATACCTACCCACCAGGGCagatataatatgaaaaaatatgattgaatatatattgaaatcaaTACTGCCTCACTACAATGGTTTTGAGAtaataaaatgtcaatgtttgaGTACAAGTCCCACCTTCCGATGATTGTGacgttttattttgattttggtttaCATTGAATAacataagactctttcataccgtatttttgcgcgtatagtgcgcacccgcgtatagtgcgcaggtacgtttttgagtttcattttggaaaaaaaaatttacaaaaaaaatctcagTTTTTGTATCTTCGTTCACAACATTTTGCATTGCCTCAAAACACTTTTgaagaacaaaatcaaacgGTTCTTATTGCGTATCAGTGCTTAAAACAACCttctgttcattaaaattaactggCGAGAGGAGTTTGACACGatgattgacactttgtttacacAACGGCAAGCCTAGTTAGCTTATGAATTGCCGATGACACTATAATGAGGATCTCAACAACGatgtttttacaatcaaataattaatcataCCTTGTGTAATTCCAAGTGGTATCAATCAAGTCTATTGTGTATCTGTTCGGCATTTAGATTTAATCATTGTCCAAGATATTAGCTGGAAAGCCGACCGAGTAGGCTAATCAACCACAggtggccgccatatttgattgcTGACTGCACGCTTCCGCATTCTCAATTATTTCAATAAGTATTGAAATCAGGATGATATCTTACAGAACCATTTCAAAAGATAGTAATAAGAGTAAATTTTACAGTCATACCATCATTTATAGTGCCGATTGGTCAGTGTTGATGTAGGAaggttttagtttcgtatttaattTGCTGGTTCTGCATGTGGGATTACACTCACTTCCGTAACATTTGCAAGTTAAAAGGTTTTCACATGCTGGAGAAActtatttataaggtaatctgTCTAATGTGACGAATTAATTACACACTTATACATCGTTTCAAGCTCCAGGCTATATTCATTTAGCCATTTAGATTTGGGAGATACCTTACTGCAGATTCACGATCATAACATGAATCCGGTCATGAACACACGTGCTCTCAAAACAGACTTTCAAggaatattaaagataaaaaaatcaagagatgttttccttttatattgaatatatgcattgaccattgacttaaagatccaagtatttaatcataattatttcaCGACAACGTGTACAAAATGTTACTGCACAGCTCGGACCTGCCGGTCGGTGATCATAACCCAGGACCTGGCAATGCCTTGTACCTGCGTATAGTGTGCACccccaacttttcacttgataaattatgaaaaaaaagtgtGCATTGAATAACATAAGACTCTTtaatatgtggatatgaaggatagggatattctacctaagggtcacaaaatgttgtaaaaccctaggtttgccgagggttttacaacattttgtaatcCTGAGGGTCTTTTAAAGTTAATCTGAAGAAAAAGAGGTTAAAATTGTACATAGAAAAtggtaattttgttgacgctgtgaagtcatgaggctttattgcatgggtagccatgcaatacagcctctggcgacatgagtatattgccctagaccagccaataaacacgtgtaggtatgagagaatatacagtatttacaaatTGTTTGGATGTACttgcatattacatgtacatacttatGAGTAGATATTAATTGTGATGCCATGTGTTTGAGAACCAAATGTCGTACTATTAGTAGAAAATGATGTTAATTGCTTtcacaaaagaaaatttggcccgAGTGATTCACTGCGGCTGTGCTCCACTAGCAGATGTAGGGATCATTTGCACCTGGCTGGAAAGCATAGTAGGCCGTGTACTTATACTTGTTCTGATGttttaatcctttaaatcttgTTTAGGTTGATGTGCCGAAGGCGCCAGGGAGTGGTCTATTGTTGGAAGAGGTAATTataacttatatttacattatactACATCTTTCTGAAGGTTTAATTTTGGGTGCGAGTCAGTGGTTAGTAATGTTTATAACCGATCATGTCACTTCAAAGTGTTACCTCGTAATCAGTCCATGTACTCACTGAGATTTACAGAAAATGTTTGGTTTTAAACACTAGATTCTGTATTAAATTATAACTGTATGATAATACTGGtaaatgtattattgtaaatGTCTAGAGTTAAGAGGTTCTGGGTTCGAGTCTTTTCATAACAGGCCTGGTATAATAAATGTGTAGTTGTAAATGTCTAGAGAGTTGATAAGATCTAGGTTTGAGTCTAGTGAAACACTTGAATATTGTACTTGTAGTTGAGTATATTTTGGTTTACAGATATGTCTCACCATCCTGTTTTATGTGCTTGctttgtagttacattatcAGAACTACAATAAGAGGTATGGAAATGACGGCGTTCACCAATCTCTGGACGCTGCCATTTACAGGGTAAGTGTGATCTCTATAGTAAAGACTTTATATACAATAGAGTCAACTGAAGTGTAAAGCTGAATTTAAGAAGATTCATATAGTATTGAATTAATGCAATCACAGTGTCGTAATAGTCagtaatatacaaaatgtagtaagATATGTCTCATAACGAACACACTTACAATGAAATCATTCTTATAatgtagtaattttcattccctgtCAAGGCTCctataatatatttgttatatatgtacatgtttaatgCATTATGCTTATAACAAACTAATTTTGTAGTCGCCAGATCATCTAGAGGTTTggtataaccatgttttactgtatgtctAAATGATAATCAAAATCTTATATGTCCTATTGGTATGATCTAAGTCTACAGTATCACTTTATGACTTCAGTGTGAAAAAGCACTGAAATGAAAACTGTTGAAATATTAGTATGATCTAAGTTAACTGTTTGCCCTCAGTGTAAAAAAGCACTAAAATGGTAACCgttgaaatattatatacatttatgttaattttattttgatttccaGGAAGCTATAGATCAGTTTAAAGAAGAGTATATCTATCCGGAAATGATCAGGTCAGAAAAGGAAGAACGGTCGTATCCTTTTATAACGGACCTCTGCCTATTGATTGAATAATTAAGTGTTTTTTGTAAGGAGCTTAATAAGGAAGTCACTGATTACTGCACAGATATCTTATCTTCTTCAGCTTTATATTGATGATTAAGGTGAATCTTCAGAGGGCGTGATCGGgattaaattgtaatattttttttagtttcagGAGGAGACaaccatatatacattgtatatatataatgatttgaGGACTGTAACATAGTCTTTGAAAATCAGAGTAAAATATACTGCCAACAGACATTCTGTGGCTGTTTCTATTCAGAATTAAGGGGAACGTGATCAACTAGCTCTGCGTCAAAGATTGTGACCAGAGGGGGTATCACTATAATTTAGGTGCGAGTACTTATATCACTATGAGACATGACAAGAATGTAGCAGTTTCATACACTCTCAGGCATGGATTCCTGACCAATCCAGGAGTGTCTGTCACACAGACTGAGCTATGGAAAAGTTTTATCTGCAACATTCAGAAATAAAGCTGTTATTTAAGAGGATGATGGTAAACAATGATGTGATGTTTTGACATTGTGTGATATTTTGACCTTGACTCGTTACCCAGCATGATGACATGGCTGAATACACTAGAGAATCATGACTATGATGAAATACCCGCAGAAAAACTGTTAAACTGGAAATACAACGAGGTGAGTACGTGTAAAAATCATGAAAGTTTAATTCCACTAATCAATATCTACATCTCTTCAATTGATATGAATTTCAATTCAATCTTTAAATCTGCCAATGATAATCTTTGAGAACTTGTGAAACAGAAAAATTTAGTAGCTGCAAAAGATTGTCTTGTTTGTCTGCCCATAGTGACAAGtctgtttaaataaaaatattaatgtatttgtttatatgtttcagaATAAAGAAGAAGGTAAAAACGAAAACTCCACTAATAGTCCAGAACCATCAGGTATGGAAAACGAAAACTCCACTAATAGTCCAGAACCATCAGGTATAGAAAACAAAAACTCCACTAATAGTCCAGAACCATCAGGTATAGAAAACAAAAACTCCACTAATAGTCCAGAACCATCAGGTATAGAAAACAAAAACTCCACTAATAGTCCAGAACCATCAGGTATAGAAAACAAAAACTCCATCAGGTATAGAAAACGAAAACTCTACTAATAGTCCAGAACCATCAGGTATGGAAGTGGTGGTgcaatttcaacatttttttattttatcagatGATCAATGGTACAACATCTCCACACCAGAAACTGACTAAACGTGTACTGATACCTTATTGGAAACAAGAAAATATTGCTCAATAATGTCATAAAGGACATTTAATATGATTGGCCCTTTCAGAAAACATATATGTCATATAGAGTTCATTATACTCCAGTTTCCTTAATCAGGTTTTTTTTCACCTTTAGCATGCACaaatattttgagaaaataaTGATACCTTCCTTTTTCATGGTTCAATATCATGATCCAGGACTTCTTAATTATTCTCAGGCCTAATTTGATTTGTCCTCTCCTACTTCTAGAATTTAAATTCTGATCACATAATTTATAGCTCTTCTACTTCTGGAAACTCTTCCATCTATAAGTGACAAGGGACaaattttatcaatacatgTTCACATGTCTTCctttaataaataatgaattcCACAATCCAAGATCAGGAAACTATCTTTGACTTAGTTTAggcttagccaatcagaaatgaaacttgcatgaaatgatacttacatggtcccaacaaagttttattatttttcgggttgatccgaaatacaagatggccgcaaccaccatcttgaaaacacattttgaacttcttctcaagttctagcggtgtgatttggctggctgaaacttgcatgaaatgatcctaacatggtcccaacaaagtgttacatctctggttgatcccaaatcgaagatggctaccatgacactatatctaattaatttcctatatgattattgccaaggtagtcagatgatcattaaggcccttgggcctcttgtttcctaTGCTTTCCTGTGGAGAATTTTTAAAAGTTAAGGAATATGGATAAAATTGGGGTCTGACTTTTTATACCtgaatatataatgttatattttaatgttcCACAGAGTTAAAGGACATCAAAGACTCTTCTTCTGAAAATGGAAACAAGGACCAAGTAGATTCCAATAATACTGAGAAAGTCCCCGAAGAATCTACAACAGACAAGGACATGGCTCAGAGTTCAGACAATGTCAAGGACATGGCTCAGAGTTCAGAAAATGTCAAGGACACCGTACAAAGTTCAGACAATGTCAAGGACACAGATAAAGGTAACAAAATGGAGGTTTCTTGATGCTGACCATCAACTTAAAAATGGAAGGCTTGAGAAACTTATTgtcagaaaaacaagatggaggtCTCATCATAATGACTTCAGAAAAATAAGATGTAGTCTTGTGATACTGACTGTCAGAAAAAATTAGACGGAGTCTTGGAGTCTCGTGATGAGAAAAATAAGACAGAGATTTCCTGCACGACAAGACAAATGGATTGAGTCTGGCTACATTGACTGTCTGCAAAACAAGATGGAGTCTCGTATTTCAAATTCTGAGTGTCAAAAAATAAGTCTTATGATACAGACTCTCAAAAATTGTCCCAATCATGTGATGGGTCAAAATGGGTACCAATCTCTAGATTATTGGTGTTTTAGACTTCTGAGGATCTATGTGGCACTGTGGTTTGGCACTATGGTATCATTGTACAATTATAGACCACAAATCAGTCTGTCACTGCACTGAGAGTAGTTCCTTGGTGTAGGCATAAAGACTCTGAACTTCCAGGTATACTAACTTGATAGTGACTGATACTGCCTGTGTGCGACTAAAAATGAAGTATTATTATGCGTCACTTTACAgctgtgattttattgaaataagaataaatcaaataataaaaaccAATGAAATTGTGTTTTGATAATATGTTATTGTGGATTGTAAATTTTTCATCAGATGATGGGCTACCTATTTAAATCGCTTTTCGTCGgtggtctgtcgtccgtccgttaacaattcttgttatgccctagttgtgcagtttgcgttttgggaccaattggtcgagaagatggccgtcaggcagccattttgaattttgatggTTAATCAAGTTTGCTATCGCTATTTGACAGAAAATACGTAACGGATCATactcaaatatcaaatgtaggttcccctagggccctagttgtgcatattgcattttgggaccaatcggtgaacaagatggccgcatggcagccatcttgattATTGGTAGTTGGAGTTTGTTACCAATATTTCATAGAAATTACTTACGGATCTGTCTCAATTTTTATATGCAGgctcccctagggccctagttgtgcatatttcattttgagaaCAATCAGTGAAAATGATGGTCGACAGGCtgtcatctttgattttgatacttGAAGTTTTATtcaggaagtactgaagggacctgtctcatattttatatattgtatgtttgaaaacgtttgaaaagcagagaaaaaatacctctttctattgtcagacatagatcatttgttgctgggcgccaagatccctctgggatctcttaaTTTGTTGTGATGGTTTAGGGTTCAGCTACTGTTAGTTAAGTAAATTATATTAACTATAAGTGGCTAATATTAGAAAAGGATTCAACAGAAATGGTTGTCATCCAAAACCTTTACATATCACATATAGACACTtgtcatgttctgttttataGTATGGAATTTATACTCTGGGTTCAGTTAGGTCACTAGGACATATAAATAGGTCACTAGGACATATAAATAGGTCACTAGGACAATGTAAATATGGAAATTTACGCAAGGTGAATTTACCTTAAATACTTGAAGGTCATTTTACCACGAAAATTTTCTCTATGCGTTAAACATGTAAATCGCAAAAATAATCACTCACGAATATATCTTTGAAATACTACCACAACACAGTGTTGGCTGATTACATTGGTGACCAACAATGGACCACTACCAGTACCTAAACATTTCCAGCATCTCAACACAGCATAatagactaatagaatctttcaccccctttggggtgagacaggagaatctcaacccgaggggtaagattcttaagttgtcaaacacaagGCTTTGCtgagtgtttgacagcttaagaatcttaccccgagggttgagatctcctctctcaccccaaagggggtgaatgattctttttctctcacCTCATGCACCACTTTGTGTCTTTAATAAACGTGTCGTTTATGCAAGCGAGGATGACCTAACCTCAATGAATCCTCGTCTTCGTCGTcttagtgacgtcatttcattgttgtggTGACATTATAATACTATTACCgcgacgtcatgatactgttgttGTGACGTCCAACAATTGTTAAGCACATGCAAAgatctcgtgtagcttgtctttaccctagggtgagatagaagaatctcacaccggtaaagctgtggatatccctgtctggGGTAAGAGAAATAGTTTATCCCGCTCCAGGTTAGTCAGTAGCTCCTAAGTGACCACAGTTTGGGCTGGAGAAGGTGGTTGTCGAAAGCTACCCATGAGTAGATTTGTTTTTGAGAGACTTTTTTTTAagttacatttattataaaacatattttatgaaTGATATTTGTTTGGAGGTCTCTAAATTCTAATCAAGCACACTATGGTATATACTTATCTATtgtggcctggttgagagggcagtattgtcgagggatggaatagtgcctgAGCCGAAGGCAACTATCCCAACACGAAACAATACCATGAGGTAATCAACACGGCCATagtgggtttagtacatcatcCTCACACGGTATGCATGACTCCTTTTCATTTCATCCCAACAGAAACACTTCATGGAAAGCTTTCTTCATTTCCACAtcctgtagttacattatcagTACCACATATGAAGTAGATCAATATGGAAATAGCAAACTGTCCTTGTAGAAAAGTAACACTTGTTTTTCCTGTACACCACAGCCTGTCTGCAATCTGGACGACTTGAACCGGTTGTGCGCATTGTTATAATTACGTAGTGTAatagtgacatcacaataaattCTCATTCAGTTTCACGCCATTTCCTTAGTGCCTGCTTCCctgggcactattgcaaatattgGTAGTagccatgtgtgtagccaatcagaatttAGTTTTATGTCACTTGATGCACTAATCTGTCATAAACGTTTGATTCTGGGTGAACAGAAACAGCAAATCACAAGGAAAACAGATGTAgtgtttttattcaaaataaaggAATGTGAATGTAAATagaagataaaaataatttagcCAGCAATCTTTACTGTGTATCTATACATAAAATCGTCAAATCATATCAAGGCTATTTCATCATGATTAAGACATCACCAAATAGAATTAACATACATCACTATTGGAAGGTAACATGTCTATTTTGTCTggttttcaaatacatttttttttaaattataggTACTAAGGATATGCCTTTCAGATATGAAAAACCATTGAATAAAGTCTATCTGGATAAGGGAGGATGTAGGTAATGTACTGTAAAACTTATGAATTAggttaaaacaaattttcatttataatgaaataaaactcaTTCCCCAATATAATAATGTATGCTTATTTCCAATCACTCTATCCACACaacaaactttgtatgtagcgaATTAAATATCAGGTCCCTTGGATTTTGTTATAAGTcgagttttactgtacataccAGGTATCAATTAGATATACTGATTATATATAGTTTTGCACAGACTTCTTTACTGAGATTACTGTACTGAACTGAGATGGACATCATTTGTGGAGTAATCTAACCAGGGTTACTTCCCTTTTTTCACATCTATGGTAGAGTTTACAAGAGACATGGAATATGACTTAATACAAAGCTTGATCAGCTGtgaattttgtacatgtttacccaatatgacaattacataataatatgtaatataccggtatatatataataattatacaaGCTAATGGTAAAAATCACAATCATATTACATACTTgccaactttttgaaattcaCATGAGGgtgattttaaaaagttaaaactTTTAACCTCAAGAAAATCTACTTAATAACCCCTTATGAAGAAATTAAAGAttgatttttgcatattttgaccTGTTCTTTCTAATGGTAagtaagatttttgaaattttgaatatcaAAGAATTTGGACTTGCTAAAATGGCCTAAAATGGGGGTTCAAAATTGGAGAGTCTCCCTCCAAAATACAGAGAATTAGCATGTATGATATTAATACTACAGCTAGCATATAGCTGCATGGGTCTTGTAATTCAAGAAATGATTACCAAtgtaataaatgattaattcaAACTCCAATTACATAAGTTTAAAACTAAACTACTGATTTATTCATTAGTTCACAGATagttaaaatacatatgatgaaacttgaaatataatttttttcatcatataaaataattcataaagGTAAAACACAGAAAGAATGATTAATTTACCTGGTGTAAGACAGGTTTATAATGTACAGATTGTCATTCTTAACATAATTATCAAACATTTACTGATTATGTTGTGGATTTCAAAAAATTAATCAACCATTCAATAGGATTGACCTTTGAACATTAATGTTCACAAAATGGCTTCTTGATCATATGACATGAGTACCAGGGTATCCCTAGTTTGGCTTACTGTATTCACAGTAattagcgcccagggcgcttaaaaattACCACAAAAAGAGAACCAAAGTGTTAGCTGTGGATGAATAAACTTCGGCCATATTTAAACTCTTTCCATACTCATGACACATCACTCTTACATgtaattattgataaaactatGATGTTGTAAGCATCACACAATTGTGAAACATTAATTGTTTAATCCATTGGatgtgtgtgtgagtgtgtgtgtgtgtggtggggCGTTTATACAGGGAGGGGTGCCAATTACAACGAATGCGGTAATCTATGTATCAAAGTGACAATAAAATTAACACAAGAACAGAAGCCTCCCATCACCTATAACATAGAAggtaattttcaaatcaagaatattatttacaaaacattatccatcattaaagctgacaatgcaagttaaaagatgtacatttgagattaaaaaaaaataatgaaatttcttttttcaaaatttgtttctgagacagcccattgcgtttctaaggacgggcagacgccattttgtttgaactctgcttggatacgaGATGCCtgccgacccctatataaagcgcgtgaatcgacacacgtgcgctcagtcatgtacatatacacctagcagttgtccactgtgtatcacctactaatacataaacaaaacaccTTACCTGTGAATATGTGTAGGGCTGGTTTTAGCAAGCAAACATGTCAACTCTTCTAAGCTGTATTTAGAGGTTTCACAAATTTAACTTTCCtcacaaatgaataaaaatcctgataataatccgtccacatatctccatgTATGCTATCGTACCCGATGTACTCGACTGGCCACTTGCACGTGACCACCTGCCCCGAACAAGTGACGCTTCCATAAATAAACTACCAAAGGCACACACGTGTACATGTGCGTGTAATATCTAATAtgttgaagtgttttatttgctcgtatttgacatattttgggatctagctgacattattacttcaatgaaaccttatcaggtgagtgcagtatttatatttagtttgaCAATGTTATCTCCTATTAGAATTTccgtgtttgtttacgttataatcaaaatggatcTCGCACGTGAAAAGAAAGTATGAATTCATTCATTACTTTTAATGTAactgtatatatctttatatggttcttagaaactttatttgagaaaacatCGAAAGTACTaaccattttattatcattacggCTTGGGTATATAGTGCAGTATTGTTGAACAGCAAGCGTTTGACTGATTGCACGTGTGTGtggttcacgcgctttatataggggtcggtacccggtgttgtatccaagcagagttaaaacaaaatggcgactgcccgtccttagaaacacaagaaaattgaggaaaaaaactttattatttttttttattctcaaatgtatattttttaacttgcattgtcagctttaaagaTGCatcatcgccgacagagcataattggcattcatcattagaacaataattggtgtttaatcttgtatatatatgtctaattaacacaaaaaataatatgagataatttattttgcttttggtgcatgcgcaataagtacttcattccatatagaataaaGTGCCACAGAtctttttcgggatgcaattaattattttttgtattttcaacttaaagtaaaattagaagctcaaacttttcaatggtggtaatgatgtaaagtaagtaacttttgtaactaaagaaaaatactaaattgtctgctcctgtttttgattgtgaaaaaatatcaatagtcagcagtggagcatcttcaaaTCAAAAGGTCATCACATGATCTTATGGGGAGCCGATCTTATGGTCAAAGGTCAAATCAATGAAGTAACAATTGTTAGTCATTAGAAATGATATTGAACTTGATATCACAGAAGTTGGTTTAATGTTGGCAAAATGAGGtaaaattatacacaaacaacaacaacaaaagtaaAGCAAGAGGCCTATAAGACCTGTAACATATGCCCAGAGAATTCTAACTATCACCACAAATGTGCAATAAAGTGTCTAAATAACCATTGTGata
This genomic window from Argopecten irradians isolate NY chromosome 11, Ai_NY, whole genome shotgun sequence contains:
- the LOC138334937 gene encoding pseudouridylate synthase 1 homolog isoform X3, giving the protein MSESVVTDVKKVVTQELASSPEVTGQKRKLENEDVASSSKKEKIDHDAEDNKDSATLKRKKVALLISYSGKGYFGLQMQKTQVPTIEGVIVKALHDVGVISQEDADTPQKVRFQRAARTDKGVSAAGNIVSLKMSVHLENFLEEISQVLPQHIKVQACIRTTKGFDCKNYCDGRTYSYLTPTFAFAPHKLAVTERYRVPGDTIERVRELIKRFEGTHNFHNFTSGLKPNEAKAKRYIISFKCGEPFVRDDIEFVQLTVRGQSFMLHQIRKMIGITMAIVRGHCGEEVIDKTYSLIKVDVPKAPGSGLLLEELHYQNYNKRYGNDGVHQSLDAAIYREAIDQFKEEYIYPEMIRSEKEERSMMTWLNTLENHDYDEIPAEKLLNWKYNENKEEGKNENSTNSPEPSGMENENSTNSPEPSELKDIKDSSSENGNKDQVDSNNTEKVPEESTTDKDMAQSSDNVKDMAQSSENVKDTVQSSDNVKDTDKGNKMEVS